In one window of Desulfonatronum thioautotrophicum DNA:
- a CDS encoding calcium/sodium antiporter: MNAITVFTCVVGLGLLILSAELLVRGASRLARYSGMSPLVVGLTVVAFGTSAPELFTSVLAGLSGQADLAVGNVVGSNIFNVLLILGISALITPLGVSRQVVRIDAPIMVGVSFLLLGLGWLGHVSRAAGLGLCVALAAYLFLQLRLSSRDEPRGASPALGADRPSPDKQEPVRPKPLSASVLLTLAGLVGLGVGSTLFIRNAAVIAQALGVSELVIGLTLVAGGTSLPEVAASIVAALRGERDMAVGNVIGSNIFNVLGVLGLTSLIAPSGVAISKTALYADIPVMVASAAACLPVMFTGLRINRWEGGLFLAFYGTYCTWLFLSTARPDHLVDFTSLLRIILPLTAISLAISVLASIRKESSGPSRTG, encoded by the coding sequence ATGAACGCGATCACCGTGTTCACCTGCGTCGTGGGGCTGGGACTCCTGATTTTGAGCGCGGAATTACTGGTTCGAGGGGCTTCCCGGTTGGCGCGATATTCCGGCATGTCGCCGCTTGTCGTCGGATTGACGGTGGTGGCTTTCGGAACCAGTGCCCCGGAATTGTTCACCAGCGTGCTGGCCGGACTGAGCGGCCAGGCGGACCTGGCCGTGGGCAATGTGGTGGGGAGCAATATCTTCAATGTGCTGCTGATTCTGGGCATATCCGCCTTGATTACCCCGCTGGGCGTCTCCCGGCAGGTTGTCCGCATCGACGCGCCGATCATGGTCGGGGTCTCTTTTCTGCTGCTCGGCCTGGGCTGGCTGGGTCATGTTTCCAGGGCCGCCGGGCTGGGCCTGTGCGTTGCTCTCGCGGCGTATCTGTTCCTCCAATTGCGTCTGAGCAGCCGGGACGAGCCTCGCGGTGCGAGCCCGGCTTTGGGCGCCGACCGTCCCAGCCCGGACAAACAAGAGCCGGTCCGTCCCAAGCCTCTCTCCGCTTCCGTCCTTTTGACATTGGCCGGCCTGGTCGGCCTGGGTGTCGGCTCCACTCTGTTCATCCGCAATGCCGCCGTCATCGCCCAAGCATTGGGGGTCAGCGAACTGGTCATCGGCCTGACTCTGGTGGCCGGGGGGACATCCCTGCCCGAGGTGGCGGCGTCCATTGTCGCGGCATTGCGTGGGGAACGGGACATGGCCGTGGGCAATGTCATCGGCAGCAACATCTTCAACGTGCTGGGGGTACTGGGACTGACCTCCCTGATCGCGCCCTCGGGCGTAGCGATTTCCAAGACCGCCTTGTATGCCGACATCCCGGTGATGGTCGCCTCCGCCGCGGCCTGCCTGCCAGTGATGTTCACCGGTCTGCGCATCAATCGCTGGGAAGGCGGCCTGTTCCTCGCCTTTTACGGAACCTACTGCACCTGGCTTTTTCTCTCCACTGCCCGGCCGGATCATCTGGTCGACTTCACAAGCCTGCTCCGGATCATCCTGCCCCTTACGGCCATCTCCCTGGCGATTTCCGTGTTGGCGTCCATTCGAAAAGAAAGCTCCGGCCCAAGCCGAACCGGCTAG
- a CDS encoding MFS transporter, with translation MNPNPVPNRPSRPAERLFDFLALRPGTIGVLGMVVLVGMGERMAERFLPIYILALGGSALAVGLLQAMDNLLSALYSFPGGYLSDRIGAKRSLLIFNLLAMAGFALVILIPTWQAVLVGAVLFISWSAISMPATLSLMYTVLPRDKRTMGVTMHSLVRRIPMALGPILGGVFIAVWGETDGVRLAFVAALILAGAGLILQQRMIPDHPVQPKSPGTTSDACKLTPEKNPVKLYRRMPRDMKGLLVSDILIRFCEQIPYAFVVVWCMQVIAEPVSAIQFGLLTSIEMATAVLVYIPVAYMADRTMKKPFVTATFVFFTFFPLVLMHSQSFTWLLGAFVLRGLKEFGEPTRKSLIMDLAPEDCRAGMFGLYYLIRDVFVSVAALGGAFLWMVSPQVNLWTAFGFGVVGTLWFALFGRDAKR, from the coding sequence ATGAACCCGAACCCCGTGCCAAACCGTCCCTCTCGCCCTGCTGAAAGGCTGTTCGACTTTCTCGCCCTGCGCCCCGGCACCATCGGGGTGCTGGGCATGGTCGTCCTGGTGGGCATGGGCGAGCGGATGGCCGAGCGCTTCCTGCCCATCTACATCCTGGCCCTGGGCGGAAGCGCTCTGGCCGTGGGCCTGCTCCAGGCCATGGACAACCTGCTGTCAGCCCTCTACTCCTTCCCCGGCGGATATCTCTCGGACCGCATCGGCGCCAAGCGCTCCCTGCTGATCTTCAACCTGTTGGCCATGGCCGGTTTCGCCCTGGTGATCCTGATCCCGACTTGGCAGGCCGTGCTCGTCGGCGCGGTGCTGTTCATCTCCTGGTCGGCCATTTCCATGCCGGCCACCTTGAGCCTGATGTATACGGTGCTGCCCCGGGACAAACGGACCATGGGCGTGACCATGCATTCCCTGGTCCGGCGCATCCCCATGGCCCTGGGGCCGATTCTGGGCGGGGTGTTTATCGCGGTCTGGGGAGAGACCGACGGGGTCAGACTGGCCTTTGTCGCGGCCTTGATCCTGGCCGGGGCGGGCCTGATCCTCCAGCAACGGATGATCCCGGACCACCCCGTCCAGCCCAAATCGCCCGGCACGACTTCCGACGCTTGCAAGCTGACCCCGGAGAAGAATCCGGTCAAACTGTATCGCCGCATGCCGCGCGACATGAAGGGCCTGCTGGTCTCGGACATCCTGATCCGCTTCTGCGAGCAGATCCCCTATGCCTTCGTGGTCGTCTGGTGCATGCAGGTCATCGCCGAACCGGTCTCAGCGATCCAATTCGGCCTGCTGACCTCCATCGAGATGGCCACGGCCGTACTGGTCTACATCCCCGTGGCCTACATGGCGGACAGGACCATGAAAAAGCCCTTCGTCACGGCGACCTTCGTCTTTTTCACCTTCTTTCCCCTGGTCCTGATGCACAGCCAGTCCTTCACCTGGCTCCTGGGGGCCTTCGTGCTCCGCGGCTTAAAGGAGTTCGGCGAGCCCACCCGCAAGTCCCTGATCATGGACCTGGCTCCGGAGGATTGCCGGGCCGGGATGTTCGGCCTGTACTACCTGATCCGGGACGTCTTCGTCTCCGTGGCCGCCCTGGGCGGGGCCTTCCTGTGGATGGTCAGCCCCCAGGTCAACCTCTGGACCGCCTTTGGTTTCGGAGTAGTCGGGACGCTCTGGTTTGCTCTTTTCGGGCGGGATGCAAAGAGGTAA
- a CDS encoding HDIG domain-containing metalloprotein: MNTPTMLREDDLDLLRSSGMSDADITHSRQVSEKALEIAGPVTVAWKAELDMELVARGALFHDLGKVETHAMEHGMIGARMGAELGLPETVTAIMEKHIRGGLAAEEAVELGLPVKDYTLGRLEERIIIYADRLVDIIHDGIVEIRSEREAEERFEEILRTIPKYGKNDLTLARYLGYHKEIQALMAE; encoded by the coding sequence ATGAACACACCCACCATGCTTCGAGAGGACGACCTCGATCTGCTCAGAAGCAGCGGCATGTCTGATGCCGACATCACCCACAGCCGGCAAGTGTCCGAGAAAGCTCTGGAGATTGCCGGACCGGTCACGGTGGCCTGGAAGGCCGAGCTGGATATGGAGTTGGTGGCTCGTGGAGCCCTGTTTCACGATCTGGGTAAGGTCGAAACCCACGCCATGGAGCACGGCATGATCGGCGCACGGATGGGCGCGGAACTGGGATTGCCCGAGACCGTCACGGCCATCATGGAGAAGCACATCCGAGGCGGGTTGGCCGCCGAGGAGGCTGTGGAACTCGGCCTGCCGGTCAAGGATTACACGCTTGGCAGGCTGGAGGAGCGGATCATCATTTACGCGGACCGCTTGGTGGACATCATTCACGACGGCATTGTGGAGATCCGTTCGGAGCGCGAGGCCGAGGAACGGTTCGAGGAAATTCTGCGCACCATCCCCAAGTACGGCAAGAACGACCTGACCCTGGCCCGCTATCTCGGCTATCACAAGGAAATCCAAGCCCTGATGGCGGAATGA
- a CDS encoding chromate resistance protein ChrB domain-containing protein, which yields MKTNDNPPGAWLLCIHNIPPKPAYLRAKAARRLSTLGAVALKNAVYVLPDGDRQRDGLLWLSKEIEEGGGRAFVCLAGFDVAIGGMDDGRIKALFVEARDAQYRELAAEIQPLFEALGEPHEADEARRGETAAWLAQVRSRFEAIVAVDFFGAPGREVVEGILAGTEKWLRLAAAGEEEGPETDTALRPEDYQGRTWVTRPGVHVDRIASAWLIRRFIDPEAGFRFDAKTVSPRDVRFDMAEAEFTHEGAECTFEVMLRRFGLLDDPALKSMGVIIHDIDLEELHPARPESPGIAALLTGIALRTNDDQERLNQGFQVLDSLLQFFRETSKGRQAGQR from the coding sequence GTGAAAACAAATGACAATCCGCCAGGTGCATGGCTGCTCTGTATCCACAACATTCCGCCCAAACCCGCCTATTTACGGGCCAAAGCCGCGCGGCGGCTTTCAACTCTCGGGGCCGTGGCCCTGAAGAACGCGGTATACGTGCTGCCGGACGGCGACCGGCAGCGTGACGGGCTGCTCTGGCTGTCCAAGGAAATCGAGGAGGGCGGCGGACGCGCCTTTGTCTGTCTGGCCGGTTTTGATGTGGCGATCGGGGGGATGGACGACGGGCGGATCAAGGCCCTGTTCGTCGAGGCCCGGGATGCCCAATACCGGGAACTGGCCGCCGAGATCCAGCCTCTGTTCGAAGCCCTGGGCGAGCCTCACGAAGCGGACGAGGCGCGCCGAGGGGAAACCGCGGCCTGGCTGGCCCAGGTCCGATCCCGATTTGAGGCGATCGTGGCCGTGGATTTCTTCGGCGCCCCGGGCCGCGAGGTTGTGGAGGGCATTCTCGCGGGTACGGAGAAATGGTTGCGCCTGGCCGCGGCCGGAGAGGAAGAGGGCCCGGAGACGGATACGGCTTTACGCCCGGAGGATTACCAGGGCAGAACATGGGTGACGCGACCGGGCGTCCATGTGGACCGCATTGCCTCGGCTTGGCTGATCCGGCGGTTCATTGATCCCGAGGCCGGTTTTCGCTTTGACGCCAAAACCGTCTCGCCCCGTGACGTACGCTTCGACATGGCTGAAGCGGAGTTCACTCATGAAGGAGCGGAATGCACGTTTGAGGTCATGCTCCGCCGCTTCGGACTGCTGGACGACCCGGCCCTGAAGTCGATGGGGGTGATCATTCACGACATCGACCTGGAGGAACTCCATCCCGCCAGACCGGAATCACCCGGCATCGCCGCCTTGCTCACCGGCATCGCCCTGCGCACGAACGACGACCAGGAACGCCTGAATCAGGGCTTCCAGGTCTTGGACAGCTTATTGCAATTCTTTCGTGAAACATCCAAGGGCAGGCAAGCCGGCCAGAGATGA
- a CDS encoding ATP-binding protein — MIPRRILPFIQSALKRQAAVALIGPRQVGKTTLALAMGNDLPSLYLDLESPGDRQKLAEPVLFLRRYEDRLVILDEIHRVPELFQSLRGIIDQGRNRGRRVGRFLLLGSASIELLRQSGESLAGRIAYVDMGPFDAGRDS; from the coding sequence ATGATTCCGCGACGCATCCTTCCTTTCATCCAGTCGGCTCTGAAACGTCAAGCCGCGGTGGCCCTGATCGGGCCGCGTCAGGTGGGGAAAACCACGCTGGCCTTGGCCATGGGCAATGACCTTCCATCACTGTATCTTGACCTCGAAAGTCCCGGAGATCGTCAGAAGTTGGCGGAGCCGGTTCTTTTCCTGCGCAGATATGAGGACCGCCTAGTCATCCTTGACGAGATCCACCGTGTACCGGAACTGTTTCAGTCCCTGCGAGGCATCATCGACCAGGGACGAAACCGTGGACGGCGAGTCGGCCGGTTTCTGCTGCTCGGCTCCGCCTCCATTGAGCTGCTCAGGCAGTCGGGTGAAAGCCTTGCCGGTCGGATCGCCTACGTGGACATGGGGCCGTTTGATGCTGGGAGGGATTCGTGA
- a CDS encoding ATP-binding protein has protein sequence MLHLPVGISTLDKIRSGGFVYVDKTPHVHRIVEKPGQFFLSRPRRFGKSLFLDTLKELFEGNEKLFQGLYIHDKWDWSAVHPVIKLDFGEGRLRGREQLQEKTRELLTVNQQRLGVDLQFESNSGSFAELIRLAHQQTGKRAVVLIDEYDKPILDNLEHPDTAREMRDELRDLYSVLKPQDGHIQCIFMTGVSKFSKVSLFSDLNNLTDITISSRFATICGYTQQELESCFAEHLADVDLERFRQWYNGYQWLGEPVYNPFDVLLFLQEGKVYRNYWFETGSPSFLVKFFQKRRYFLPDLERIEVGEEILNSFDVDTLTPETLLFQAGYLTIAENLERYGEQRYVLNVPNREVRLALNNALITGYTQLAAEKFHIKDHVRQALLAADFPALRGIIHRLFAAIPYRNFTNTDLLDSEGWYASVLYAFFASLDARIIPEDVTNKGQVDLTVILEDRIFVMEIKLVQAAEIEGNPALEQIRAKGYSEKYRDRQGMSVYELGLVFSKAERNLIALDGREAKGVSGH, from the coding sequence ATGTTGCATCTGCCCGTGGGCATCAGCACCTTGGACAAGATCCGTTCCGGCGGATTCGTGTATGTGGACAAGACCCCGCATGTTCATCGGATCGTGGAAAAGCCCGGCCAATTTTTCCTTTCCCGGCCCCGGCGCTTCGGCAAGAGTCTGTTTCTGGACACGCTCAAGGAACTGTTCGAGGGCAATGAAAAGCTGTTCCAAGGGCTCTACATCCACGACAAATGGGACTGGAGCGCGGTACACCCGGTGATCAAGCTCGACTTCGGGGAAGGCCGATTGCGCGGCAGGGAGCAGCTTCAGGAGAAAACACGCGAGCTGCTGACCGTGAATCAGCAGCGCCTCGGCGTTGATTTGCAGTTTGAGAGCAATTCCGGAAGCTTTGCCGAGTTGATCCGCCTGGCCCATCAGCAAACCGGAAAACGGGCCGTAGTGCTCATTGACGAGTATGACAAACCGATTCTGGACAACCTGGAGCATCCGGACACGGCCCGAGAGATGCGCGACGAGCTGCGGGATCTATATTCCGTGCTCAAGCCCCAGGACGGGCACATCCAGTGCATCTTCATGACCGGGGTGAGCAAGTTTTCCAAGGTCAGCCTGTTCAGCGACCTGAACAATCTCACTGACATTACCATCAGTTCCCGCTTCGCCACCATCTGCGGCTACACCCAGCAGGAGCTGGAGTCTTGCTTTGCCGAGCACCTAGCCGACGTGGACCTGGAACGATTCCGTCAGTGGTACAACGGATATCAATGGCTGGGCGAACCGGTCTATAATCCCTTTGACGTGCTGCTGTTTCTTCAGGAGGGCAAGGTCTATCGCAACTACTGGTTCGAGACCGGCAGCCCGAGCTTTCTGGTCAAGTTTTTCCAAAAAAGGCGTTATTTCCTGCCGGACCTGGAACGCATCGAGGTTGGCGAGGAAATTCTCAACTCCTTTGACGTGGACACACTGACCCCGGAAACCCTGCTCTTTCAGGCCGGGTACCTGACCATCGCGGAGAATCTGGAGCGCTATGGCGAACAGCGATACGTGCTCAACGTGCCGAACAGGGAAGTTCGGCTGGCTCTGAACAATGCCCTGATCACCGGGTATACCCAGTTGGCCGCGGAAAAATTCCACATCAAGGATCATGTCCGCCAGGCCCTGCTCGCCGCGGACTTCCCGGCCTTGCGCGGCATCATCCACCGCCTTTTCGCGGCAATCCCCTACCGCAACTTCACCAACACAGACCTCCTGGACAGCGAGGGCTGGTACGCCTCGGTGCTCTACGCCTTTTTCGCGTCACTGGATGCGCGGATTATCCCGGAGGACGTGACCAACAAGGGCCAGGTCGACCTGACCGTGATTCTGGAGGACAGGATCTTCGTGATGGAGATCAAGCTGGTCCAGGCCGCGGAAATCGAAGGCAACCCGGCCCTGGAGCAGATCCGGGCCAAGGGCTACAGCGAGAAATACCGCGACCGCCAAGGAATGAGCGTATACGAATTAGGCCTCGTCTTCAGCAAGGCCGAGCGCAACCTGATCGCCCTGGATGGCCGGGAAGCCAAGGGAGTCTCCGGACACTGA
- a CDS encoding PadR family transcriptional regulator yields the protein MYSVTQYIKKGFQMPREHSPKRLEHQDLLSGLIRLHVLHHAAEEEIYGLWMIEELAEHGYRLSPGTLYPMLHNMVRKGYLTSRTEKKGRITRKYYRATAKGLEGLAVAKERLRELVGETMPGGRQDGKKTASDASSFSPETETERATE from the coding sequence ATGTATAGTGTTACACAGTACATCAAAAAAGGGTTTCAGATGCCTCGAGAACATTCCCCAAAAAGACTGGAACATCAAGATCTGCTTTCCGGCTTGATCAGGCTGCATGTTCTGCACCACGCCGCGGAAGAGGAGATTTACGGACTGTGGATGATCGAAGAGCTGGCTGAGCATGGCTACCGGCTCAGCCCGGGAACGTTGTATCCGATGCTGCACAACATGGTGCGCAAGGGGTATCTGACCTCCCGCACGGAAAAGAAGGGGCGGATCACGCGCAAATACTACCGGGCCACGGCGAAAGGGTTGGAAGGCTTGGCCGTGGCCAAGGAGCGGTTGCGGGAACTGGTGGGTGAAACCATGCCTGGGGGGAGGCAAGACGGGAAGAAGACAGCTTCGGATGCGAGCTCATTTTCTCCCGAAACCGAGACCGAGCGGGCCACAGAGTGA
- a CDS encoding arsenic resistance protein — MSLERLTLERRQVWLYLTMITAGLLVGSAWPDLGRFFEALLWPILIVLLYATFTQVPLLHLRDAFTDHRFLAAALTGNFLILPVLAWMLVQGLPPDPALRLGVLLVLFVPCTDWFITFSQLGGGNTARAMALTPLNLLSQLLLLPVYLLLVMGNELAAVLGLSDIWPALVVVLLPLLAAVTSEYWITIPERRVVLRERLAWWPVPLLALVVFLVAGAQVGAVRGALGQLAVVVPLYVLFLLLAALSAKGLTTLMRLPADQGRTLAFSLGTRNSFIVLPFALTLPSGWEIAAMVIVVQPLVELFGMVFYLWWVPRKLFR; from the coding sequence ATGTCCCTGGAACGACTAACCCTCGAACGCCGTCAGGTCTGGCTTTACCTGACGATGATCACCGCAGGCCTGTTGGTTGGGAGTGCGTGGCCCGACCTGGGGCGCTTCTTCGAAGCTTTGCTCTGGCCGATTTTGATCGTCCTGCTCTATGCGACCTTCACCCAAGTGCCGCTACTGCATCTGCGCGATGCATTCACGGATCACCGATTTCTCGCGGCGGCGTTGACAGGAAACTTCCTCATCCTGCCCGTCCTGGCCTGGATGCTGGTGCAGGGCCTGCCTCCGGATCCGGCCTTACGGCTGGGCGTCCTCTTGGTACTCTTCGTACCCTGCACGGACTGGTTCATCACGTTCAGCCAGCTGGGGGGCGGGAACACCGCCAGGGCCATGGCGTTGACCCCTTTGAATCTGCTCTCGCAGTTGCTGCTCTTGCCCGTTTATCTTTTGTTGGTCATGGGCAACGAGCTTGCCGCCGTACTCGGATTGTCCGATATCTGGCCGGCACTTGTGGTCGTACTGCTCCCCTTGCTCGCGGCAGTCACGTCCGAGTACTGGATCACCATCCCCGAGCGGAGAGTCGTCCTGCGTGAGCGACTGGCATGGTGGCCCGTGCCGCTTCTGGCTTTGGTCGTGTTTCTGGTTGCCGGAGCCCAGGTCGGCGCGGTTCGCGGCGCGCTTGGGCAGCTTGCGGTGGTCGTGCCGCTGTATGTGCTGTTTCTGCTCCTGGCCGCACTGTCCGCCAAAGGACTGACGACGCTGATGCGGCTCCCCGCGGATCAGGGCCGCACTTTGGCCTTCAGCCTCGGCACCCGCAACTCCTTCATCGTCCTGCCCTTTGCCCTGACCCTGCCTTCCGGCTGGGAAATCGCCGCCATGGTGATCGTGGTCCAACCCCTGGTGGAACTCTTCGGCATGGTTTTCTATCTGTGGTGGGTACCACGAAAGCTTTTCAGATGA
- a CDS encoding 4Fe-4S binding protein, with the protein MTPPSSSLPRTTVRTVMRTLGALTLPTLSCFLLAVHYLRSGDLGMVVVCLSLPGLFFLRQAWVRPVLQVAFAAGMVAWLLTMLDLVQFRQVVGLPWLRLALILGSVAVVTGSGALFLETDILRQRFSRRPEAVLVQAGAFLLTVCALLPAQAKVSFPILLVERFFPGFGVLQILGMGLYAAWIAGKLTDPERAPLVRARLWLFFSVVFFGQLALGLAGWEQFLMTGDLHLPVPALILAGPIYRGEGVFMLILFLSTVLLVGPAWCSHLCYIGAWDHQASLRTKRPQGMSSWAFPARLGIFVLVMVTALGLRLLGAHWTWAVTLAAGFGLVGVGIMAAISRKMGVMAHCTVFCPIGLAAVGLGRLLPWRLRINQDCDACGRCARACRYGALEPEHLANRKPGLSCTLCGDCIHRCRDNRLSYGFARLAPTASRHLFILLITTLHAVFLATARI; encoded by the coding sequence ATGACCCCGCCCAGCTCATCTCTGCCGCGCACCACCGTACGCACCGTTATGCGTACCCTGGGAGCCCTGACTCTGCCGACCTTGTCCTGCTTCCTGCTGGCGGTCCATTATCTGCGCTCCGGGGATCTGGGAATGGTCGTGGTCTGTCTGTCCCTGCCCGGGCTGTTTTTTCTGCGTCAGGCCTGGGTGCGGCCGGTGCTGCAGGTGGCTTTTGCCGCGGGCATGGTCGCCTGGTTGCTGACCATGCTGGACCTAGTCCAGTTCCGGCAAGTGGTCGGGCTGCCCTGGCTAAGGCTGGCTTTGATCCTCGGCTCCGTGGCCGTGGTCACGGGCAGCGGCGCCTTGTTTCTGGAAACTGACATTCTGCGACAACGTTTCAGCCGGAGGCCGGAAGCGGTATTGGTTCAGGCCGGGGCGTTTCTGCTCACGGTTTGCGCGTTGCTGCCGGCCCAGGCCAAGGTTTCCTTTCCGATTCTGCTCGTGGAACGCTTTTTCCCAGGCTTCGGCGTGTTGCAAATCCTGGGCATGGGGCTTTATGCGGCCTGGATCGCCGGCAAGCTGACGGACCCGGAGCGGGCGCCTCTTGTCCGGGCTAGGTTATGGCTGTTCTTTTCCGTGGTCTTTTTCGGTCAATTGGCCCTGGGGCTAGCGGGGTGGGAACAATTTTTGATGACCGGGGATCTGCATCTGCCGGTTCCAGCCCTGATCCTGGCTGGACCGATCTATCGGGGGGAGGGGGTCTTCATGCTCATTCTCTTCCTGAGCACGGTTCTCCTGGTGGGGCCGGCCTGGTGCAGCCACCTCTGTTACATCGGGGCCTGGGATCATCAGGCATCCCTGCGGACCAAACGTCCCCAAGGCATGTCGTCCTGGGCCTTTCCGGCCCGCCTGGGCATTTTCGTGCTGGTGATGGTTACGGCCCTGGGGCTGCGCCTGCTGGGGGCACACTGGACCTGGGCCGTGACATTGGCCGCCGGATTCGGACTTGTGGGAGTGGGAATCATGGCCGCGATCTCCCGGAAAATGGGCGTAATGGCCCATTGCACGGTCTTTTGTCCGATAGGGTTGGCCGCGGTGGGCCTGGGGCGGCTGCTGCCCTGGAGGCTGCGCATCAACCAGGACTGCGACGCCTGCGGTCGCTGCGCCCGAGCGTGTCGATACGGTGCTCTGGAACCGGAACACCTCGCCAACCGCAAACCCGGCCTGTCCTGCACCCTCTGCGGAGACTGCATCCATCGTTGCCGCGACAACCGCCTGTCCTACGGCTTCGCCCGTCTCGCACCCACCGCGTCCCGCCACCTGTTCATTCTGCTGATCACCACCCTGCACGCCGTGTTTCTGGCCACGGCCAGGATCTGA
- a CDS encoding YeeE/YedE thiosulfate transporter family protein, which produces MNQVMTFWSSIREEFRRTYIKLFHNSWPAWLAGIFLAILALMIFLWDNMWGITGGFRNWGDNVFYMLGIYSEQPVKPWLSNMSVSNLGLLLGAFGVALMAGQFKIRTSSWYEHLKGLVGGALMGIGAAFAAGCNIGGFYNAIGMFSMGGYAMMIGLGIGAYIGLRILIWEMMNIPQQSLPQMHSTEMPGKPFINWSRIAPYAGGLVLLSIPVAFYLYAVSDQVVLGGLLFFGALIGITMQRARLCFARAFREPFMTGNADMVRVIALSLIIYGMGSAVIKFNWLQPEMAGVYHPFWFGSLLGGTIFGIGMLLAGGCGTGSLWRAGEGHVKLIIAVASFAMFNSLGFAALERFGIREKLGSGVFMPEVFGWPFALMLYGLIALGWALWAIWNEKTEKFVIF; this is translated from the coding sequence ATGAACCAGGTGATGACTTTCTGGAGCAGTATCCGCGAGGAATTCAGGCGAACGTACATCAAGCTGTTTCATAATTCATGGCCGGCTTGGTTGGCTGGTATTTTCCTGGCCATTCTCGCTCTGATGATTTTTCTCTGGGACAACATGTGGGGCATTACCGGCGGTTTTCGCAATTGGGGGGATAATGTTTTCTACATGCTGGGCATCTATTCAGAACAACCAGTAAAGCCTTGGCTGAGCAACATGTCCGTCTCGAATCTTGGTTTGTTGCTGGGCGCATTCGGTGTTGCGCTCATGGCCGGTCAATTCAAAATCAGAACATCTTCCTGGTACGAGCATTTGAAGGGACTTGTCGGCGGAGCACTGATGGGCATCGGCGCGGCGTTTGCCGCGGGATGCAATATTGGGGGGTTTTACAACGCCATCGGCATGTTCTCCATGGGCGGATACGCCATGATGATCGGCCTGGGCATCGGGGCATACATCGGTCTGCGGATATTGATCTGGGAGATGATGAACATCCCGCAGCAGTCCCTGCCGCAGATGCATTCCACGGAGATGCCCGGAAAGCCGTTCATCAACTGGAGCCGGATTGCCCCCTACGCCGGGGGACTGGTGCTGCTGTCCATTCCCGTGGCCTTTTATCTGTATGCCGTGAGCGACCAAGTGGTTCTGGGGGGGCTGTTGTTCTTCGGTGCGTTGATCGGCATTACCATGCAGCGCGCCCGGCTGTGCTTTGCCCGGGCCTTCAGGGAGCCCTTCATGACCGGTAATGCGGACATGGTCCGGGTCATCGCCCTGAGCCTGATCATCTATGGGATGGGATCGGCGGTGATCAAATTCAACTGGCTGCAACCCGAAATGGCCGGAGTGTACCACCCCTTCTGGTTCGGCAGCCTTCTGGGCGGGACCATTTTCGGCATCGGCATGCTGCTGGCCGGAGGCTGCGGTACGGGATCCCTGTGGCGGGCCGGAGAAGGCCACGTCAAGCTGATCATCGCGGTGGCCTCCTTCGCCATGTTCAACTCCCTCGGGTTTGCCGCCCTGGAACGGTTCGGGATCAGGGAAAAACTGGGTTCCGGGGTGTTCATGCCCGAGGTGTTCGGCTGGCCTTTCGCGCTGATGCTTTATGGCCTTATCGCCCTGGGCTGGGCGCTGTGGGCGATCTGGAATGAGAAGACCGAAAAATTCGTCATATTCTAA
- a CDS encoding sulfurtransferase TusA family protein — MDVATINADKTLDTSGLSCPMPLLRTKKALKEMSAGQVLKIIGTDPGSKKDIPEFGNKDGNEFLGMQDVDNGSTLYFIKKG, encoded by the coding sequence ATGGACGTCGCAACGATCAACGCGGACAAGACACTGGATACCAGCGGGCTGAGTTGCCCCATGCCTTTGCTGCGCACCAAAAAGGCTCTGAAGGAAATGAGCGCGGGGCAGGTGCTGAAAATCATCGGCACGGATCCCGGCTCGAAAAAAGACATTCCCGAATTCGGCAACAAAGACGGCAACGAGTTCCTGGGCATGCAGGATGTCGACAACGGCAGCACACTGTATTTCATCAAAAAGGGTTGA
- a CDS encoding HPP family protein, producing MVIVRMHLTKNLHSPGGATALITVIGGESVHDLGYLFVFLPVGVGAAILLIVALIVNNIPQNRC from the coding sequence ATGGTCATCGTCCGGATGCATCTAACAAAAAACCTCCACTCCCCAGGCGGCGCCACGGCGCTGATCACCGTGATCGGTGGTGAATCGGTCCACGACCTGGGCTACCTTTTTGTCTTTCTCCCCGTTGGTGTTGGAGCCGCGATCCTGCTGATCGTGGCTCTGATCGTCAACAACATCCCCCAAAATCGCTGCTAA